One Methanobacteriaceae archaeon genomic region harbors:
- a CDS encoding RimK/LysX family protein yields the protein MESSELKKLLKFSLNEKKVIKKLELPEDTFLPLIFSIRFGGDWSLNKNSKKVMSIKEKLTHYDEEKKLGYTLERVYLFLNPVILAQEGTVYRLEKCSNKQEREMVKRPYKVSVDADYILEATLDPIESEIRLKKINNPLKFTGPSAYGVSHEMEHLEEKETKGKPFWEFEYKIED from the coding sequence TTGGAATCCTCAGAATTAAAAAAGCTTTTAAAATTTAGTTTAAATGAAAAAAAAGTTATAAAAAAACTTGAACTGCCAGAAGATACTTTTTTACCCCTTATTTTTTCTATTAGATTTGGTGGTGACTGGAGCTTAAATAAAAATTCTAAAAAAGTTATGTCCATCAAAGAAAAGCTCACCCATTATGATGAAGAAAAAAAGTTAGGTTATACTTTAGAAAGAGTTTATTTATTTTTAAATCCAGTTATTTTAGCACAAGAAGGTACTGTTTACCGTTTAGAGAAATGCAGTAATAAACAGGAACGTGAAATGGTTAAAAGACCATATAAAGTTTCAGTTGATGCTGATTACATTCTAGAAGCTACTTTGGACCCTATAGAATCAGAAATTAGACTTAAAAAGATAAATAATCCTTTAAAATTTACAGGGCCTAGTGCTTACGGAGTTTCTCATGAAATGGAACATTTGGAAGAGAAAGAAACCAAAGGAAAACCATTCTGGGAATTTGAATACAAAATTGAGGATTAA
- a CDS encoding pyrroline-5-carboxylate reductase dimerization domain-containing protein: MNKMKIGFIGYGSMGSMILNGFLDSNSISAKDIMVSNRTISKLDNLKEKYPEMEISPKNMDLAKKCNPIFLFVNTGEVKNVLDEIKDGIAKDVHIIHISAGLSLKTIEKSFSFKITQIIPSLTSELKEGVSLVCHNGKVNSKEKEFVESLFSRISNVKVVREEDLDISTDLTSCSPAFMAYIFKEFADIGAARSELTEKEAEEMVLQTLLGTVKLLTEKKMSFEEIISRVATKGGITEEGIKSLETDLPLVFDNLFKSTFNKREKLKRDLDKQYNVYLELILNFVFKFPEWFSFGFFLFQMFHFMRNSVSTRPCKF, from the coding sequence ATGAATAAAATGAAAATAGGATTCATTGGATATGGAAGTATGGGAAGTATGATTTTGAATGGGTTTTTGGATTCGAATTCAATATCTGCTAAGGATATAATGGTTTCCAACCGTACTATTTCTAAATTAGATAATTTAAAGGAGAAATATCCAGAAATGGAAATTTCCCCAAAAAATATGGATTTGGCCAAAAAATGCAATCCCATATTTCTTTTTGTAAATACTGGTGAAGTAAAGAATGTACTAGATGAAATAAAAGATGGAATAGCGAAAGATGTCCATATAATTCATATATCTGCGGGTTTAAGCTTAAAAACAATTGAAAAAAGTTTTTCTTTTAAAATAACACAAATAATTCCCAGCTTAACTTCAGAGCTTAAAGAAGGTGTATCTCTGGTATGTCACAATGGAAAAGTTAATTCAAAGGAAAAAGAGTTCGTAGAAAGTCTTTTTAGCAGAATTAGTAATGTAAAAGTTGTGAGAGAAGAAGATTTAGACATTTCTACGGATCTCACTAGCTGTTCCCCTGCTTTTATGGCATATATTTTCAAGGAATTTGCTGATATTGGGGCTGCTAGAAGTGAATTAACTGAAAAAGAAGCAGAAGAAATGGTTTTACAGACTTTATTAGGTACAGTTAAACTTTTAACTGAAAAGAAAATGAGTTTTGAAGAAATAATATCTCGAGTGGCCACTAAAGGTGGCATTACTGAAGAAGGGATAAAATCACTGGAAACGGATCTTCCATTAGTTTTTGATAACTTATTTAAAAGCACTTTTAATAAACGTGAAAAATTAAAAAGAGATTTAGATAAGCAATATAATGTTTATCTGGAATTAATCCTCAATTTTGTATTCAAATTCCCAGAATGGTTTTCCTTTGGTTTCTTTCTCTTCCAAATGTTCCATTTCATGAGAAACTCCGTAAGCACTAGGCCCTGTAAATTTTAA
- a CDS encoding cyclic 2,3-diphosphoglycerate synthase — protein MKAIKKMMCLVDGEHYLPVTKSAIDTLDSLEHLEVVALVFIGGTEKLRETSEESFSKKMGRPVHFGPHTNEIPYDLISESVKKYDVDVVMDLSDEPVVDYSQRFKIASIILSLGVPYEGPDFKFQPLTEYEVLKKPSLKILGTGKRIGKTAVSAYAARLIHKKEYNPCVVAMGRGGPEEPEIVRGDQIEITPQFLMEQSNKGVHAASDHWEDALMSRILTIGCRRCGGGMVGDVFITNMKKGAQLANEVDADFVIMEGSGAAIPPVKTDKHIVLVGVNQPLINIENFFGPFRIGLADLVVLTMCEEPMASAEKVKQVEELVKEVNPTAKVIPTVFRPKPLGDVKGKNVLFATTAPDSIKSVLVEHLEKEYGCKVVGTTPHLSNRPLLQKDIEKYIEKADVMLTELKAAAVDVATKDSLEAGLEVVYCDNIPIVIDEKYGSLSEAIIEVVDRSIESFNSK, from the coding sequence ATGAAGGCTATAAAAAAAATGATGTGTCTAGTGGATGGAGAACATTATCTACCTGTCACTAAATCAGCAATTGATACTTTGGATAGTTTAGAACATTTAGAAGTTGTAGCTCTGGTATTTATTGGAGGAACTGAAAAATTAAGGGAAACTAGTGAAGAATCTTTCTCTAAAAAGATGGGGCGGCCAGTTCATTTTGGCCCACACACTAATGAAATTCCTTATGATCTCATTTCAGAGTCTGTGAAAAAATATGATGTAGACGTTGTAATGGATTTATCAGATGAACCAGTAGTTGACTATTCCCAAAGATTCAAGATTGCTTCAATAATATTATCATTAGGAGTCCCTTATGAAGGGCCTGATTTTAAATTCCAACCATTGACTGAATACGAAGTTTTGAAAAAACCTTCTTTAAAAATCCTGGGAACCGGTAAAAGAATTGGTAAAACAGCAGTTTCTGCTTATGCTGCCAGATTAATTCATAAAAAAGAATATAATCCTTGCGTGGTTGCTATGGGCCGTGGAGGGCCAGAAGAACCCGAAATTGTCCGTGGAGATCAAATTGAAATAACTCCTCAATTTTTAATGGAACAATCAAATAAAGGAGTACATGCTGCATCAGATCACTGGGAAGATGCTTTAATGAGTAGAATACTCACTATTGGATGCCGCAGATGTGGTGGCGGAATGGTAGGGGACGTTTTCATTACCAACATGAAAAAAGGTGCTCAACTGGCCAATGAAGTTGATGCTGACTTTGTAATTATGGAAGGAAGTGGAGCAGCCATACCCCCAGTAAAGACCGACAAACACATAGTCCTGGTAGGTGTTAACCAACCCCTAATTAATATAGAAAACTTTTTTGGTCCGTTTAGAATAGGATTAGCAGATTTAGTTGTTTTGACCATGTGCGAAGAGCCTATGGCTAGTGCTGAAAAAGTTAAACAGGTTGAAGAGCTTGTGAAAGAAGTTAATCCTACAGCAAAAGTTATTCCTACAGTATTTAGGCCAAAACCACTGGGAGATGTGAAAGGTAAAAACGTTTTATTTGCCACCACCGCACCAGATTCAATTAAAAGCGTTTTAGTAGAACATTTAGAAAAAGAATATGGTTGCAAAGTAGTAGGAACTACACCTCACCTTTCTAATAGACCTCTTTTACAAAAAGACATTGAAAAATACATTGAAAAAGCAGACGTGATGCTAACTGAGCTAAAGGCAGCGGCAGTGGATGTGGCTACTAAAGATTCTCTGGAAGCCGGACTGGAAGTTGTTTACTGTGATAACATCCCTATCGTAATTGATGAAAAATACGGTAGCCTTTCTGAAGCAATTATTGAAGTGGTAGACCGTTCTATTGAATCATTTAATTCAAAATAA
- the aspS gene encoding aspartate--tRNA(Asn) ligase — protein sequence MMNSLGDLRRSHYSKEINPDMNDEEILVMGWTHEIRDLGGIIFVLLRDRDGLVQITAPSKKIETDLFEKLRKIKKESVIAVKGKVQGSPKAPGGVEVIPSELYILNESKQPLPLDPTEKVRAEIDTRLDSRFLDLRKPSISSIFKIKSTMLHSVRVFLEKNGYLEINTPKLVASATEGGTELFPITYFEREAFLGQSPQLYKQIMMSSGFDRVYEIAPIFRAEEHDTLRHLNEVISIDIESSFMDQHDVMDVLEKLVIQSITDVTENCETELEVLGRDLQVPETPFEKIEYDELIDMVNSKGVPIEHGEDLSRAAEKAMGEIMDGYYFITGWPTEIKPFYVLHEEKTPEKSQAFDLMYKDLEISSGATRVHQHDLLVEKIKGKGLNPESFERYLAAFEYGMPPHAGWGLGAERFNMTLTGLNNIRETVLFPRDRRRLTP from the coding sequence TTGATGAATTCATTAGGCGATTTAAGAAGAAGTCATTATTCTAAAGAAATTAATCCAGATATGAATGATGAGGAAATCCTGGTTATGGGATGGACTCATGAGATTCGAGATCTGGGTGGAATTATTTTTGTTCTTTTAAGAGACCGTGATGGTTTAGTCCAGATTACTGCTCCCAGCAAAAAGATTGAAACAGATCTTTTTGAAAAACTGCGAAAAATTAAGAAAGAATCTGTAATTGCGGTTAAAGGAAAAGTTCAGGGATCTCCCAAAGCTCCAGGTGGAGTGGAAGTTATACCTTCCGAATTGTACATATTAAATGAATCTAAACAGCCATTACCTCTGGATCCTACTGAAAAGGTTAGAGCAGAGATTGATACTCGTTTGGATTCCAGGTTTTTAGATCTTAGAAAACCATCTATTAGTTCAATTTTCAAAATTAAAAGTACTATGCTCCATTCTGTAAGAGTTTTCTTAGAGAAGAATGGATATTTAGAAATTAACACTCCTAAGTTAGTAGCTTCCGCTACAGAGGGTGGAACAGAATTATTCCCTATCACCTATTTTGAGAGGGAAGCATTCCTTGGCCAAAGCCCTCAGCTTTACAAACAGATCATGATGTCTTCGGGATTTGATCGAGTTTATGAAATAGCTCCGATATTCAGAGCAGAAGAGCATGATACCCTCAGACACTTAAATGAGGTCATTTCAATTGATATAGAATCTTCTTTCATGGATCAACACGATGTGATGGATGTTTTGGAGAAACTGGTTATTCAGTCTATTACTGATGTTACTGAAAACTGTGAAACAGAACTTGAGGTTCTGGGAAGAGATTTGCAGGTTCCAGAAACTCCATTTGAAAAAATCGAGTACGATGAATTGATTGATATGGTTAATTCTAAGGGAGTTCCAATTGAACATGGAGAAGACTTATCCCGAGCGGCAGAAAAAGCTATGGGCGAAATCATGGATGGATATTATTTCATTACAGGATGGCCAACTGAAATTAAACCATTTTATGTCCTACATGAGGAAAAAACACCTGAAAAGAGCCAGGCCTTTGATTTAATGTATAAAGATCTGGAAATATCTTCTGGTGCTACCAGAGTTCATCAGCATGACCTTTTAGTGGAAAAAATTAAAGGAAAAGGATTAAATCCGGAATCTTTTGAGAGATACTTGGCAGCTTTTGAATATGGGATGCCACCTCATGCTGGATGGGGATTAGGGGCTGAAAGGTTCAATATGACTTTAACTGGCCTTAATAACATTAGAGAAACGGTTTTATTCCCAAGAGATAGAAGAAGGTTAACTCCTTAA
- a CDS encoding alpha/beta hydrolase: MDLYLKETGKNNPETIVFLHGGALGGWMWDKQLEAFKDYHCLVPDLPEHGKSSEIKPFTIKNAAADILDLIRNRAHGRKAHVVGISLGAQIAVEMLSKSPELIDHVLISGTLVRRIPATDFWLKLLNYTIKAYMPIKNSDFLIKANIRSYNFPKEYFKTLKEATKSISSDSLNRILHENMLFKIPEGLEKVNNSVLIIAGEKEYGIIKDSAKDLNDALYNSQYFIAANMVHAWNLTEPEFFNSVLRAWIIDKKLPEGLIYE, translated from the coding sequence ATGGATTTATATTTAAAAGAAACAGGAAAAAATAACCCTGAAACTATTGTATTTCTGCATGGTGGGGCACTGGGTGGTTGGATGTGGGATAAACAGTTGGAGGCGTTTAAAGATTACCACTGTTTAGTTCCAGATCTTCCAGAACATGGTAAAAGTAGCGAAATAAAACCATTTACTATAAAAAATGCTGCTGCGGATATACTAGATCTAATCCGTAACAGGGCCCATGGGAGAAAGGCCCATGTGGTGGGAATATCTTTAGGTGCTCAAATTGCGGTGGAAATGTTAAGCAAATCACCGGAACTTATTGATCATGTTCTTATCAGCGGAACTCTTGTTAGAAGAATTCCTGCAACAGATTTTTGGTTAAAACTCTTAAATTATACTATAAAAGCATATATGCCTATAAAAAATTCTGATTTTTTAATCAAAGCAAATATTAGAAGCTATAATTTTCCAAAAGAGTATTTTAAAACTTTAAAAGAGGCCACGAAGTCTATTTCTTCAGATTCACTAAATAGAATTTTACATGAAAATATGCTTTTTAAAATACCTGAAGGTCTGGAAAAAGTAAATAATTCAGTTTTGATTATTGCGGGTGAAAAAGAATATGGGATTATTAAAGATTCAGCCAAAGATTTGAATGATGCACTCTATAATTCTCAATATTTCATTGCTGCTAATATGGTCCATGCCTGGAATTTAACAGAACCTGAATTTTTCAACAGTGTTTTGAGAGCATGGATTATTGATAAAAAACTGCCAGAGGGACTTATTTATGAATAA
- a CDS encoding UPF0058 family protein, whose protein sequence is MYKDEMIQLHQFLVYVLKYLENGYEIKSECEDYISLNISPHHIHRTKAEHKYAIFVLSSAISEIIAKENSGTLPSNVVNGLSELAKRSKKELIKVEVQLAK, encoded by the coding sequence ATGTATAAAGATGAAATGATACAACTCCACCAATTTTTGGTATATGTCTTAAAATATTTGGAAAATGGCTATGAAATAAAAAGCGAGTGTGAAGATTATATTTCGCTCAATATAAGCCCACATCATATCCACCGAACCAAAGCTGAACATAAATACGCAATTTTTGTTCTGTCAAGCGCAATTTCTGAAATTATAGCAAAAGAGAATTCAGGAACCTTACCATCTAATGTAGTAAATGGATTATCTGAACTTGCAAAGAGATCTAAAAAAGAATTAATTAAGGTTGAGGTTCAATTAGCAAAATAA
- a CDS encoding FprA family A-type flavoprotein codes for MKADTKKMADGVYWTGVMDWDIRNYHGYTLGGTTYNVYLVFGEEKVALIDNSYPGTSGQLWGRINDAFEKEGKEPKIDVIIQNHVEKDHSGTLVEVCKKFPEAKVYCTEKGVAGLKNHYPALESMEIGIVKTGDTMDLGGKTLAFLEAPMIHWPDSMFTLLVEDGILFSNDAFGQHLCLTQRYDHEIPENVLMEASQKFFANLVTPLSPLVLRKFAEVTELGLLDKIKVIAPSHGQILTDPLKMIGAYTDWATGKCKDKITIVYDTMHYSTQKMAHAMAEGAMGQDVEVVMYFLSHDERSEIVKDILDSKAILIGSPTLYNGVYPSLGDLMYYLEGLSFNRTGLKRLAVAFGSKGWGGGATRKLSTELEKCGFEVVETLDVDFIPKEDNLDKCYEIGKSVAEKIKKI; via the coding sequence ATGAAAGCAGACACAAAAAAAATGGCTGATGGAGTCTATTGGACCGGAGTAATGGATTGGGATATCCGAAATTATCATGGATACACATTAGGTGGAACAACTTACAATGTTTACCTGGTATTTGGAGAGGAAAAGGTTGCTTTAATTGACAACAGTTATCCTGGAACCTCTGGGCAACTCTGGGGAAGAATTAATGATGCTTTCGAAAAAGAAGGTAAGGAACCTAAAATTGATGTTATTATTCAAAATCACGTGGAAAAGGATCACAGCGGAACATTAGTAGAAGTATGCAAGAAATTCCCTGAAGCAAAAGTTTACTGTACTGAAAAAGGTGTGGCTGGCCTTAAAAATCATTATCCTGCATTGGAAAGCATGGAGATAGGAATTGTTAAGACTGGAGATACTATGGATTTAGGAGGGAAAACCCTGGCATTTCTAGAAGCCCCTATGATACATTGGCCAGACAGCATGTTTACTTTGCTAGTGGAAGATGGAATTCTATTCTCTAATGATGCCTTTGGTCAGCATCTCTGTTTAACTCAACGATATGATCACGAAATTCCAGAGAATGTGCTTATGGAAGCTTCCCAAAAGTTTTTTGCCAACCTGGTGACACCTTTATCCCCATTAGTACTTAGAAAATTTGCAGAAGTCACAGAATTAGGCCTTCTGGATAAGATTAAAGTAATTGCACCATCACATGGGCAAATTTTAACAGATCCTTTAAAAATGATTGGTGCCTACACTGACTGGGCTACTGGAAAATGCAAGGATAAAATCACCATTGTTTATGATACCATGCATTATTCTACCCAAAAAATGGCCCATGCCATGGCCGAAGGAGCTATGGGTCAAGACGTAGAAGTTGTTATGTACTTCTTAAGTCATGATGAGCGAAGTGAAATAGTAAAAGACATCTTGGACAGTAAAGCTATCCTCATTGGAAGTCCTACTTTATATAATGGAGTTTACCCTAGTTTAGGAGATTTAATGTATTATCTAGAGGGCCTAAGCTTCAATAGAACTGGTCTTAAAAGATTAGCTGTTGCCTTTGGTTCCAAAGGATGGGGTGGAGGAGCCACCAGAAAACTGTCCACTGAACTCGAAAAGTGCGGTTTTGAAGTTGTGGAAACACTGGATGTCGATTTCATTCCAAAAGAAGATAACTTGGATAAATGTTATGAAATAGGAAAATCCGTTGCTGAAAAGATTAAAAAGATTTAA
- the hisD gene encoding histidinol dehydrogenase — MEIIEYKREDVIELVKRSQIDVDDVLISVQSIINEVKIHGDNALSKFTKKFDGVKLKNFKVSQDEIETSYQNLEPEIINSLKKASENIEKFHHSQLPKEWFQEVAPGICAGQIIRPIESVGCYIPGGRAVYPSTILMTVIPAKIAGVERIVCCTPPQADGEIGDALLVAADLAGADEIYKVGGAQAIAALAYGTEEIKKVNKIVGPGNIFVTGAKKLVYGEVDIDFPAGPSEVLIIADEAANADFIAFDILAQAEHDPNASCVLVTTSSDLANEVQSIVLQNIKYMERSNIIKESLDKYGKIILTNSTQESIDFTNEYAAEHLIIMTKDPEETLKSVKNAGSIFLGELTPVSAGDYGSGTNHVLPTAGCAKMYSGLSTESFLKKPTVQRLSREGLENLKDVVIPLAEYEGLFAHAESFKKRLK, encoded by the coding sequence ATGGAAATTATAGAATATAAACGTGAAGATGTTATAGAACTTGTTAAACGTTCTCAAATTGATGTTGATGATGTTTTGATTAGTGTGCAATCCATTATTAATGAAGTAAAGATTCATGGAGATAATGCACTGAGTAAATTCACAAAAAAATTTGATGGCGTTAAACTAAAGAATTTCAAGGTTTCTCAAGATGAAATAGAAACTAGTTATCAAAATTTGGAACCTGAAATTATAAATTCGCTGAAAAAAGCTTCTGAAAATATAGAAAAATTTCATCACTCACAGCTTCCTAAAGAATGGTTCCAAGAGGTTGCTCCAGGAATATGCGCAGGCCAAATAATAAGGCCCATTGAAAGTGTAGGATGCTATATTCCTGGTGGAAGAGCTGTTTATCCTTCAACAATATTAATGACAGTTATTCCGGCTAAAATAGCTGGTGTGGAAAGAATTGTGTGCTGCACTCCGCCTCAAGCTGATGGTGAAATTGGAGATGCTTTGTTAGTGGCCGCAGATTTAGCTGGTGCTGACGAGATTTATAAAGTGGGCGGTGCTCAAGCCATTGCTGCATTAGCTTATGGGACCGAAGAAATTAAGAAGGTCAATAAAATTGTAGGGCCTGGAAATATTTTTGTAACCGGGGCCAAAAAGTTGGTCTATGGCGAAGTGGATATTGATTTTCCGGCTGGACCTTCTGAAGTTCTAATAATAGCTGATGAGGCTGCTAATGCAGATTTTATTGCTTTTGATATTCTGGCTCAGGCTGAACATGATCCAAATGCTTCCTGTGTTCTGGTGACCACTTCCAGTGATCTGGCTAATGAAGTACAGAGTATTGTTCTACAAAACATTAAATATATGGAAAGAAGCAATATTATAAAAGAATCTCTGGATAAATATGGCAAAATTATTTTAACGAATTCTACTCAAGAATCTATTGATTTTACCAATGAATATGCAGCAGAACATTTAATTATCATGACTAAAGACCCTGAAGAAACACTTAAATCAGTTAAAAATGCAGGATCAATATTTTTAGGTGAATTAACTCCTGTTTCTGCAGGGGATTATGGTTCTGGAACTAATCATGTTCTTCCTACAGCAGGATGTGCTAAGATGTATTCTGGCCTTTCCACTGAATCTTTTTTAAAGAAACCAACTGTTCAAAGATTATCTAGGGAAGGTCTGGAGAATTTAAAAGATGTTGTTATTCCTTTAGCTGAATATGAAGGTCTTTTTGCCCATGCAGAATCATTTAAAAAGAGATTAAAATAA